From a region of the Odontesthes bonariensis isolate fOdoBon6 chromosome 4, fOdoBon6.hap1, whole genome shotgun sequence genome:
- the LOC142379223 gene encoding uncharacterized protein LOC142379223 yields MAPLYLYLLLELMVVAMATGARAASEENELDYGYWNYREGADSVNVATVRSVTRVLDAWGKRIFSEIKTLLHSQPSTLLPDYSRVRPLSESVNDLFREVSLLHHRITELSHRLATLEPFLRRHGYREEGMGEVGASRAKSLKAEVVHAARYDPRSRMRASAPSGSRVVRRRLVRILKNKEGKQVQGE; encoded by the exons ATGGCCCCTCTATATCTGTATCTGTTGTTGGAGCTGATGgtggttgccatggcaacagggGCCCGTGCCGCCAGCGAGGAGAATGAACTGGATTATGGGTACTGGAACTACAGAGAGGGAG CTGACAGTGTGAACGTGGCCACAGTGCGCAGTGTGACCAGAGTTTTAGACGCCTGGGGAAAACGCATCTTCAGTGAGATCAAGACTTTGCTGCACTCTCAGCCCAGCACGCTGCTGCCCGACTACTCAAG GGTTCGCCCTCTGTCCGAGTCCGTCAACGACCTCTTCAGAGAAGTCTCCCTTCTGCACCACCGCATCACCGAGCTCTCTCATCGCCTAGCAACGCTGGAACCGTTCCTCCGTCGCCACGGCTACCGTGAGGAAGGCATGGGAGAGGTGGGAGCCAGCAGGGCGAAGAGCCTTAAAGCGGAGGTGGTGCATGCTGCCCGGTATGACCCTAGGAGCAGAATGAGGGCAAGCGCGCCCAGTGGCAGCCGGGTGGTCAGGAGGAGACTGGTGAGAATCCTTAAGAACAAGGAAGGGAAGCAAGTTCAGGGGGAGTGA
- the f8a gene encoding 40-kDa huntingtin-associated protein, translating to MPTLLSVELPGVFCFAALIMAAEGDFLARYRAVSNKLKKRFLRKPNVAEASEQFGQLAKELKQQDCLQYAAFCNLAIARCEQTLFNAPGEALALTDAARLFLSSEKENRALQAPGFDEHLQAALNCYSFAIKVYIEMNQPVMAASLCLELGNALKEMNRPGEAIVHFQRAAELQTQTPAEALLSMGEMATCKILTRDYDGALSVFTEMQLMCQERGLQLPGTTTPVGAFLDIVAKCEISRVLLLMLLEPPPQKLLPEHAQTLERYAWESFDPHSQVTFLPENVFLLLQSVVMACQEKDTESLKSLQTELWPFLTAEQNHLLHLVVQERITPSGQGI from the exons ATGCCAACGTTGCTGTCAGTGGAACTTCcgggtgtgttttgttttgctgcGTTGATTATGGCTGCAGAGGGAGATTTTCTGGCGAGATACCGAGCCGTATCCAACAAACTGAAAAA ACGCTTTCTCCGGAAGCCTAATGTGGCGGAGGCGAGTGAGCAGTTTG GTCAGTTGGCAAAAGAGCTGAAGCAGCAGGACTGCCTTCAGTATGCTGCCTTCTGTAACCTGGCCATAGCTCG GTGTGAGCAGACTCTCTTCAATGCTCCCGGAGAAGCTCTGGCGCTGACCGATGCTGCCCGACTCTTTCTCTCGTCTGAGAAGGAGAACAGAGCCCTGCAGGCCCCGGGCTTTGATGAGCACCTTCAAGCTGCCCTCAACTGCTACAGTTTTGCCATCAAG GTGTATATTGAGATGAACCAGCCCGTGATGGCAGCCAGCCTGTGTTTGGAACTTGGCAACGCACTCAAG GAAATGAACAGACCGGGAGAGGCCATTGTCCACTTCCAGAGGGCTGCAGAGTTACAGACGCAGACGCCGGCTGAAGCTCTGCTGTCGATGGGAGAAATGGCCACCTGTAAAATTCTCACTC GGGACTACGACGGTGCTTTGTCGGTGTTCACAgagatgcagctgatgtgtCAGGAGAGAGGACTGCAGCTCCCAGGCACCACCACCCCTGTTG GTGCATTTTTGGACATTGTGGCAAAATGTGAGATATCCAGAGTactcctgctgatgttacttgaG CCTCCGCCTCAGAAGTTGCTACCCGAACACGCTCAGACCCTGGAGAGATACGCATGGGAGTCCTTTGACCCTCACAGTCAAG TGACCTTTCTGCCCGAGAACGTCTTCCTGCTCCTGCAGTCTGTTGTG ATGGCGTGTCAGGAGAAAGACACGGAGTCCCTCAAGTCTCTCCAAACTGAGCTGTG GCCGTTTCTGACAGCCGAGCAGAATCATCTCCTCCACCTGGTGGTTCAGGAGCGAATAACACCGTCTGGTCAAGGCATTTAG
- the LOC142378347 gene encoding epithelial membrane protein 1, which yields MLVLVGIVALHITTIIMLLVATIDNAWWITDTVSTDLWGKWELTNSDWHYFNQRDAPEEFLQSVQATSVLACVFAILALFVFLAQLFTLPKGQRFTFTGILQLFACLCIMIAASIYTAELHTNETTGGYGHCYILAWISFVLSFILTIIYLVLRKKSE from the exons ATGTTGGTGCTGGTGGGAATCGTTGCTCTGCACATCACAACCATCATCATGCTTCTGGTGGCCACGATTGATAAT GCCTGGTGGATCACTGATACAGTGTCAACAGACCTGTGGGGCAAGTGGGAGTTGACTAACTCAGACTGGCATTACTTTAACCAGAGGGATGCCCCAGAAG AGTTCCTCCAGTCGGTGCAGGCCACATCGGTGCTGGCCTGTGTGTTTGCCATCCTGGCCCTGTTTGTGTTTCTGGCTCAGCTGTTCACCCTGCCCAAAGGCCAGAGGTTCACCTTCACTGGCATTTTACAGCTGTTCGCCT GCCTGTGTATAATGATAGCAGCCTCAATCTACACAGCTGAGCTTCACACCAATGAAACAACAGGAGGTTACGGGCACTGCTACATCCTGGCATGGATCTCCTTTGTCCTCTCTTTCATCTTAACGATCATCTACCTCGTCCTACGGAAGAAGAGCGAGTGA